One segment of Carassius auratus strain Wakin chromosome 2, ASM336829v1, whole genome shotgun sequence DNA contains the following:
- the LOC113115964 gene encoding influenza virus NS1A-binding protein homolog B-like — translation MTPNGYLIFEDESFLDSTVVKMNALRKSGQFCDVRLQVCGHELMAHKAVLACCSPYLFEIFNTDSEPPGGVSLVKFDDLNPDAVEILLNYAYTAQLKADKDLVRDVYSAAKRLKLERVKQICGDYLLSKMDSQSAISYRNFASCMADGRLLGKIDAFIQDHLQEISEQDDFLKLPRLKLEVMLEDNLNLPGNGKLYSKVISWVQHSLWKNGDPLEKLMEEVQTLYYSADHKLHDGSLLEGQAEVCSSEDDHIHFVQKKPPRERDEMGSGASVSLSPSNSQFNNHEWKYIASEKTTNNTYLCLAVLRGVLCVISLHGHTSPHTSPSATPCALKSRSFDGQPEDLQEKLLKPMHYARSGLGTAEIDGKLIAAGGYNREECLRTVECYDPKKDCWTFIAPMRTPRARFQMAVLMGELYVMGGSNGHSDELSCGEMYNPKVDEWIQVPELRTNRCNAGVCSLQNKLFVVGGSDPCGQKGLKNCESFDPVTKLWTSCAPLNIRRHQAAVCELNGFVYVIGGAESWNCLNSVERYNPANNTWTLVAHMNLARRGAGVAVYEGKLFVVGGFDGSHALRCVEVYDPAKNEWRMLGSMTSARSNAGLAVLNGVLCAVGGFDGNEFLNTMEVYDPEINEWNPFIEALSKI, via the exons ATGACTCCCAACggatatttaatatttgaagacGAGAGCTTCCTTGATTCTACTGTGGTCAAGATGAATGCTTTGCGTAAAAGCGGCCAGTTTTGTGATGTCAGACTACAG GTCTGTGGACATGAGCTGATGGCCCATAAGGCTGTGCTGGCCTGCTGTAGTCCTTATCTATTTGAGATTTTCAACACTGACTCTGAGCCACCTGGTGGGGTTTCACTGGTAAAATTCGATGACCTCAACCCTGATGCTGTGGAGATCTTGCTTAACTATGCCTACACAGCCCA ACTGAAGGCAGATAAAGATCTGGTTAGAGATGTGTATTCGGCAGCAAAGAGGCTCAAATTGGAGAGGGTCAAACAA ATCTGTGGAGACTACCTACTATCAAAAATGGACTCCCAGAGTGCCATTTCATACCGCAACTTTGCTAGTTGCATGGCTGATGGGCGGCTACTGGGAAAGATTGATGCCTTTATACAGGACCATCTTCAGGAGATCTCAGAACAGGATGACTTCCTTAAACTTCCTAGACTGaaa CTGGAGGTTATGCTAGAGGACAACCTGAACTTGCCAGGTAATGGCAAACTGTACTCAAAAGTGATAAGCTGGGTGCAGCACAGCCTTTGGAAGAATGGAGATCCTCTGGAGAAACTGATGGAAGAG GTGCAAACGCTGTACTACTCAGCAGATCACAAATTGCATGATGGGAGCCTGCTTGAGGGGCAGGCAGAGGTCTGCAGCTCTGAGGATGACCACATCCATTTTGTGCAG AAGAAGCCTCCTCGAGAGAGAGACGAGATGGGCTCAGGTGCCTCTGTCAGCCTCTCTCCCTCCAACAGCCAGTTCAACAACCACGAATGGAAGTATATTGCCTCAGAGAAGACCACCA ACAACACATACCTGTGTCTGGCTGTTCTGAGAGGTGTGCTGTGTGTGATCTCCCTGCACGGTCACACCAGTCCTCATACTTCCCCATCTGCAACGCCATGTGCGCTAAAGAGCCGGAGCTTTGATGGCCAACCAGAAGATCTGCAGGAGAAGCTGTTGAAGCCTATGCATTACGCTCGCTCAGGCCTGGGAACTGCTGAAATTGATGGCAAGCTCATTGCTGCag GTGGCTATAACAGAGAAGAGTGCTTGAGGACTGTGGAGTGTTATGACCCAAAGAAGGACTGCTGGACTTTCATTGCCCCCATGCGCACTCCACGAGCTCGCTTCCAGATGGCTGTCCTAATG GGTGAACTGTACGTGATGGGTGGCTCCAACGGTCACTCAGATGAGCTGAGCTGTGGAGAGATGTATAACCCTAAGGTTGATGAGTGGATTCAAGTCCCTGAGCTCCGCACTAACCGTTGCAATGCAG GGGTGTGTTCTTTGCAAAACAAGCTTTTTGTGGTGGGTGGATCTGATCCTTGTGGCCAAAAGGGCTTGAAGAATTGTGAATCCTTTGACCCAGTGACAAAACTGTGGACCAGCTGCGCACCCCTCAACATCA GGAGGCACCAGGCAGCAGTGTGCGAGCTAAATGGATTTGTGTACGTGATAGGTGGTGCAGAGTCCTGGAACTGCTTAAACTCAGTAGAGCGCTACAACCCAGCAAACAACACATGGACCCTGGTGGCCCACATGAATCTGGCCCGTCGTGGAGCTGGTGTAGCTGTGTATGAAG GGAAGCTGTTTGTGGTCGGAGGATTTGACGGCTCTCACGCTCTGCGTTGTGTGGAGGTCTATGACCCAGCCAAGAACGAGTGGAGGATGTTGGGAAGCATGACATCAGCACGGAGCAATGCAGGGCTGGCTGTGCTGAACGGTGTGCTCTGTGCAGTCGGGGGCTTTGATGGCAATGAGTTTCTCAACACCATGGAGGTGTATGACCCAGAGATCAATGAGTGGAACCCGTTTATAGAGGCATTAAGCAAGATCTGA